Below is a window of Halarcobacter anaerophilus DNA.
GAGTTATATTGATTTAAAAACCTGGCTGGGTGAATCTTTGTTAAGCAAAGTAGATAGAATCTCTATGAGAAACTCTTTGGAAGTTAGAACACCGTTTTTGGATTACAGATTAGTTGATTATCTTTTTTCAGTCAATTCCGATATAAAAGTGGGAAATACAAATAAATATCTTCTAAAAAAGATTGCTTCTAAATATATTCCGAATGTAATCGTAAACAGAACAAAAAAAGGGTTTAATTCTCCTTTTAACGAGTGGCTTCATAAAGAGTACAAAGATTCTGTTATTACGACTATTTTAGAAGTAAATGCAAATACAAGACTTTTTAACGAAGAGTATTTAATTCATATTTACGAACTTTCAAAATCAAGGAAGTTTAAACAGCATTTGTGGTCTTTATTTATCTTTTCAAAATGGTATAAAAAGAGTTATTTATAAAAATTCTCCTTTTATAATATTTTAATAAGGAGTAAAAATATATAATAATCTCTCATTTTTAAAGATTCTCAAAGACAAAATTGATAATATTCTTAAAAGTGAAATAGAAGGAATGGCATGAACTTACTTATACCTGTAGATTGCAACAAAAGACACGAAGCTCTATTGACAACGTTGGATACTTCAAAATATTGGGCTTTTGTTGAATTGGATGAAGGTCAAATAGTAAATTGTAAATTTTATAAAGATAGAAATGATATTGAAGCTTGGGTTGAAAATGTTATCGTAATCAACGATCAAGAGTATACTTGGCAATTTTTAGAAGAGAATATCTCTGTTTTCGTTGCTCCTACACAAAGAAGTATAGATGAAATCGTTGAGGCTTTTTTACTCAAAAATCTTAAAGTTCTAACAAAATAATCAGGTCGTATAACTCAGTGGTAGAGTGGCACCTTGACATGGTGTTGGTCACTGGTTCAAGTCCAGTTACGACCACCACATTTATTAAATGCTGTCCTAAAATCTTATATATAAATAATACTTTTATAACTTTTGATTATACTCTTTAAAAATTCTTTTAAATGCAATTATGGTAAAATCTCGTCCTCTTTGATGGAATAGGACCTTTCTTTCTTCTTTTTTATCAAACTAATCAATCTTTATAAAAGGATAATAATGAGAAATTTTCTTAAAATTATACTATTTCTTTCTCTGTTTTTTAGTTTCTCTTATGCTCAAAAAGTATACAGACTAAAAATGGCAACAACTTGGACTTCAACTCAGTCTCCTTTGTTTGACACGGCGCTTCATATGGCAAAATTGGCGCAAGAGCTTTCAAACGGGGAATTAAAAATAAGAGTTGACGCTTCAAACAAACATAAAGCGCCTTTTGGTGTTTTGGATATGGTAAAAGGAGGGCAGTATGATTTGGCTCATACAGCTTCGTATTATTGGAAAGGGAAAGATATCGCTACTTTGCCTTTCACTTCAATGCCTTTTGGTTTAACTGCACCTGAACAATACGCTTGGTTCTACGAAGGCGGCGGTTTGGAACTAATGCAAAAAATCTATGCAAAACATAAAATACTATCTTTCCCCGGAGGTAATACGGGAGTTCAAATGGGTGGATGGTTTAGAAAAGAGATTAAATCTCTTGATGACCTAAAAGGATTAAAAATGAGAATCCCAGGTTTTGCAGGAGAGATTATGGCAAAATTAGGGGTTCAAGTTACAAATATTGCAGGGGGAGAATTATATACCTCTTTAGAAAGACATACAATAGATGCTTTAGAGTGGGTAGGACCTTCAATGGATATTAATATGGGATTCCATAAAGTTGCTCCTTATTATTATACAGGATGGCACGAACCGGCTTCTGAAATGCAGTTTATCGTAAATAAAAGAGTATTTGACAAACTGCCTAAACATTTGCAGATCGTACTTACTTCTGCCATGAAATTAGCTGCTTATGATATGTATATTCAAAATTATGATATGAATGCAACAGCCTGGCAAAAAATGAAAAAAGAGTATCCTAATATTCAGGTAAAAACTTTTCCTAAAAAAGTAATGGATGCAATGAAAAAAGCGAATAAAGAGTTAAGAGCCGAAATGTCGGCAAAATCTCCTGAAATAAAAGAGGTTTTAGATTCACAAGATGCTTATATGAAAAAAATAAGAGAGTGGTCTAAAATGTCGGATTATCTTTATTTAAAAGATAATATCTAAAAGGTTTAAAACCTTTTAGAATCCATTCGGGTTAAATCCTCCAAAAGAATCAAAACCAGTATCAAAGCCGCTGTTAAAAGATGCTATTGATTTATCTTCATACCCTTTTTGTACGGATTTCATTCTTAAATTCATAATATCACTTTTGGGATCAATAAATTGAGGACAGACAAGAGTACAGTTACCGCATAAAGTACAGTCCCAAATTCCGTTATTTTGGATTTTTTCTAGGATAGGAGCGCTATTTGACTCTTTTTTATCATTTACATATCTCAATGCTCTTGTAAGAGAATAAGGACCTAGAAAATCTTTATTTACTTCATAAACAGGACAAGAGCTGAAACAGCTTTGACAAAGAATACAATTACTTTGGGTATCAATAAGTTTTTCATCACTTTTTGTAATTTGCCCGCTGCTTGCTTTATGTAAAAAAGTTTCGCTGTTTTCTAAAAGTTTATATTCATGTTCCAAATCTACTATTAGATCTTTGATTACCTTTGCGTTATTTAAAGGTTCAACTAAATCATTATCTTTAAAATGCGTTTTACAGGCTAATCTTTCAGTTCCGTTCACTCTTACGGCACAGCTTCCGCAAACTCCTGTTTTACAACCGCATCTAAAAGCAAAAGAGTTGTCTTTTTTCTCTTTTACTTCTATTAGAGCATTAAGTATTGTTTCTTCCTTATCTATTTCAAACTCTTCTATATAAGGCTTTTTTTCTTTACTTTTTTCTCTTTTTATTCTAATTTTCATTTGATTTCCTCAAATGTAGTGATTATATCAGAGTTTTCAAGTTTGCAAATAGATATTTTGTCGAATTTTTTATCTTCTTTTATAAAATCCGTTCTAAAATGTGCCCCACGGCTCTCTTCTCTTTTATATGCGCAGTTTGTTACTATTTGGCAAAGAAGTAAAATATTTTCAAATTCAAGATATTCAACTAGGTTTTTATTATACTCTTTACTTTTATCTTCTATTCCCATACTTTTAATTTTGTTTTTTTCCTCTTCCAAATACTTTAATGCCTCTTCTAAAGTATTTTTTTCTCTAAATAAACCTACTTTATTAAATAAAAGCTCTCCAATTATATTTTTTGATTTGTAAAAGTCTTCATTTTTCTCTTTTTTTAAGATTTTGGCTACTCTTTTTTTCTCTGTTTCCAGATTATTTTCATTTTTTTCTTCACACTTAACTTCTTTTGCCTTTTTAGCCGCATTTTTAGCCGCTAATCTGCCGAATGTAACTATTTCCAATAAAGAGTTTCCTCCAAGTCTATTTGCTCCGTGAATACCGCTTTGGGCACATTCTCCGCAGGCAAAAAGATTTTCTATATTAGTTTGGGCATACTCATCTGTTAATATTCCTCCCATACTGTAATGAGCCGATGGAGTTATAGGTATTACCTCTTCTTCCATCTTTATTTTTAAAAAGTCTAAAACCAATCTTCTTTCTTGGGGAATAACTTCTTCTATTTTCTCTTTTCCCAAATGAGTAAGATCTAGATATACTTTGTCACCCTCTTCATATTTCTTATATATTGCTCTTGCAACTTCATCTCTAGGTTTTAGTTCATCAATAAAACGCTTGCCTTTTGAATCTATTAAATATCCACCTTCTCCTCTTGCACTTTCACTAATTAATATATTTTTGTTTAGTAGTGAAGTAGGGTGAAATTGAATAAACTCCATATTAGAAAGCTTTGCACCTGCTTTAAAAGCAACTGCAATACCGTCTCCTGTCGTGGCGTAAGAGTTTGTAGTAAAGTTATGGTAGATTCCTCCATATCCTCCTGTTGCCAAAATTACCGTTTTTGCATCTATTTGTACAATTTCTCCTGTTTTTATATCAAGAAACAGGGCACTTGTTACGGTATTGTTTTTTGTAAGTAGTTTTAAAAGAAGATGCTCATTTTTAAAATCGATACTATTTTTAATGCATTGGTCATAAAGCGTATGAAGAATTTTGTGTCCTGTATAATCAGAACTGTAGCAAGTTCTTTTGGCTTTTGTTCCTCCGAACTTTCTTTGTGCTATATTATTGTTCTCATCTCTGCTAAAAGGAACTCCGATTGAGTCTAACCAATTTATTGTTTGTTTGGAGTTTTCACAAAAATATTTGAGACTCTTTTTATTTGCAAGTTTATGGGAGGCTTTATAGGTATCTTTTTCATAATTCTCAATAGAATCATTTTCTGTTGTTTCTAATACTGCATTTATGCCGCCTTGGGCTTGGCAGGTTTGAGAGTGAGTAGTGTGAGTTTTTGATACTACTAAAACAGAAGCATTCTCCTCTTTAGCTTTTAATGCTGCACTTAATCCTGCTCCTCCCGAGCCTATGATAAGTATATCAATCATTGTTTATTCCCAAAACTCTTTTAGAGGCTCTTTTTTCTCTTCTGCTTCCTTTTGAACATCTTTATCTTCAATTTCAAGCTTTTCAATTTCTTCTAAGGCTTTTTTGTACTCCTCTTCATCTATTTCCTCTTGTGTATGTTCTGATTCGATGATTTTTATATTATCCTCATATTCATATACTTTTTTAACGGGTTTTTTTATTACAGTAGAATTCTTATTTGTATTTTTCAACTTTAAATACTCTGTCATCAATTCCTCATACTTTGAGAACTCCAATAACATAAAACTAGGTTTACCGTCTCTTAGTATTACGGCTTTGTCTATCTCCTCTTTAGTAAGCTTGTCAAAGATTTTTTTATTCTTTCTTATAAGCTCTGTTGATGAAAACATCTCTTTTGATGTATATTGTAAAGGCTCCATTCTAACTCCTATATGTATTTTAATTTGTATCAAAATTTGTAATCAATTATATTTTTATAAACTAAATCTATCAATCTTCTTCTTGCTTCAACAGAAGCCCAGGCAACATGAGGTGTAATTATAAGTTTGTTGTTATCTAATACTTTATTTAAAGGATTCGATTCTTCTATAGGCTCTTTTTCTAGAACATCAAGCCCACAATATAGACTTTTTTCAGTTTTTAATATTTCCGCTAAATCTTTTTCATTTATAATTCCGCCTCTTCCTACATTGATTAAAATTGCTCCATCTTTCATCATATTTAAATATGTTTTATTAATCAAATTATATGTTGTTTCATTTAAAGGAGCATGTATTGTAATAATATCAGAAGTTTTAACAAGTTCTTCTAGTGATATTGAATTAAAATTTGAATTAAAATTCTTTTTAGAAGTTGAATAATAATTTACATTACATCCAAAAGATTTTGCGATATTTGCAACTTTTTCTCCAATTGCTCCTAATCCTATTATTCCCCAGTTTTTGTTTTCTAATTCACAAAAGGGTACATCTAAGTGGGTAAATGTTTCAGAGTTTTGCCATTTTTTATTCTTTACGTAATTGCTGTAATAGTCTAACTTTTGTACAAAATGAAGGACTAATGAAATTGTATGCTGTGCTACGCTTGAAGTTGAGTATCCTGCAACGTTTTTAACTTCAATTCCTTTTAGTTTTGCGTATTCTAGGTCTACATTGTTAGTTCCTGTTGCTGCAATACATATTAATTTAATTTTTGAGTTATCCATTATCTCTTTGTCTATTACCACTTTATTTGTTATAACGACATCAGCATCTTTAACTCTTTGTAAGCGTTGATTTTCATCTGTTATTTCATATATAGTTACATCACCTAAAGTTTTGAATTTTTCTAGCGATATATCTTTTCCTAAAGTTTCACGATCTAAAAATACGATTTTCATTTTGTATACCTTTACAAAGTTTAATATGTAAAGGTATCAAAATTTTAATAAATAGCTAATTATTTGTTTTTTGTTGTGAATATTTTTTCAGCCCATTCAGTAATTGGACCTCTTAAAACTTTTTGCAGTTTAATAGCGAATATTTCAACTAGTTCACTTCTGTTTTTTGTAGATTTAAGTAGAGTTGTAAGTGCATTTGTATGTTTATTTACATAAAAGTTGTCAATTTGTTTATTACTTCCTAAAACAACGACTTTGCAGGTGCTGTCTATTCTTGAAAGTACCATTTGCATAGTTTTATTTGACATATTTTGCGCTTCATCTATTATAACAAATGAGTTAGAGAGTGTTCTACCTCTCATTTCTCCTACCCACATTGTTTCAATACCGTAGTTTTGTATCATCTGTTCTACTCTTTGATTAACCTCTTGATCGTCAAGCTCCGGTATGTTTTCATTATTCTTTCTGTTTGCTCTTTTTTTCTTATATTCACTTCTGATAATATAATCCAAACTATCCATTAAAGGGTGATTATATATTTTAAATTTTTCTTCGTATCCTGGTAGATAACCTACATCTTCACCTTTGTCCAAAGATTCAATAGAGTTTCTTATATAAATGATTTTTTGGAAATGTTTTTGTCTAACAAGTTTTAAAGCTCCGCTTAATGCCAACAAAGTCTTTCCTGAACCCGCTTTTGCTTCTATAATTAATACATTATAAAAGTGGGAAAGAATTGCATTTGAGAAAAAAAGCTGCTCTTTATTTAAAGGAGTGATTACTTGATCTCTTATTTGCGTTTCATCAAGCAAATAGACTCTTTTGTTTTTTATTGCCGCTAAAATCACTTGATCGGAACTTTTTACTTTAAAACAGTAT
It encodes the following:
- a CDS encoding D-2-hydroxyacid dehydrogenase; this encodes MKIVFLDRETLGKDISLEKFKTLGDVTIYEITDENQRLQRVKDADVVITNKVVIDKEIMDNSKIKLICIAATGTNNVDLEYAKLKGIEVKNVAGYSTSSVAQHTISLVLHFVQKLDYYSNYVKNKKWQNSETFTHLDVPFCELENKNWGIIGLGAIGEKVANIAKSFGCNVNYYSTSKKNFNSNFNSISLEELVKTSDIITIHAPLNETTYNLINKTYLNMMKDGAILINVGRGGIINEKDLAEILKTEKSLYCGLDVLEKEPIEESNPLNKVLDNNKLIITPHVAWASVEARRRLIDLVYKNIIDYKF
- a CDS encoding FAD-dependent oxidoreductase, with amino-acid sequence MIDILIIGSGGAGLSAALKAKEENASVLVVSKTHTTHSQTCQAQGGINAVLETTENDSIENYEKDTYKASHKLANKKSLKYFCENSKQTINWLDSIGVPFSRDENNNIAQRKFGGTKAKRTCYSSDYTGHKILHTLYDQCIKNSIDFKNEHLLLKLLTKNNTVTSALFLDIKTGEIVQIDAKTVILATGGYGGIYHNFTTNSYATTGDGIAVAFKAGAKLSNMEFIQFHPTSLLNKNILISESARGEGGYLIDSKGKRFIDELKPRDEVARAIYKKYEEGDKVYLDLTHLGKEKIEEVIPQERRLVLDFLKIKMEEEVIPITPSAHYSMGGILTDEYAQTNIENLFACGECAQSGIHGANRLGGNSLLEIVTFGRLAAKNAAKKAKEVKCEEKNENNLETEKKRVAKILKKEKNEDFYKSKNIIGELLFNKVGLFREKNTLEEALKYLEEEKNKIKSMGIEDKSKEYNKNLVEYLEFENILLLCQIVTNCAYKREESRGAHFRTDFIKEDKKFDKISICKLENSDIITTFEEIK
- a CDS encoding TRAP transporter substrate-binding protein produces the protein MRNFLKIILFLSLFFSFSYAQKVYRLKMATTWTSTQSPLFDTALHMAKLAQELSNGELKIRVDASNKHKAPFGVLDMVKGGQYDLAHTASYYWKGKDIATLPFTSMPFGLTAPEQYAWFYEGGGLELMQKIYAKHKILSFPGGNTGVQMGGWFRKEIKSLDDLKGLKMRIPGFAGEIMAKLGVQVTNIAGGELYTSLERHTIDALEWVGPSMDINMGFHKVAPYYYTGWHEPASEMQFIVNKRVFDKLPKHLQIVLTSAMKLAAYDMYIQNYDMNATAWQKMKKEYPNIQVKTFPKKVMDAMKKANKELRAEMSAKSPEIKEVLDSQDAYMKKIREWSKMSDYLYLKDNI
- a CDS encoding succinate dehydrogenase/fumarate reductase iron-sulfur subunit produces the protein MKIRIKREKSKEKKPYIEEFEIDKEETILNALIEVKEKKDNSFAFRCGCKTGVCGSCAVRVNGTERLACKTHFKDNDLVEPLNNAKVIKDLIVDLEHEYKLLENSETFLHKASSGQITKSDEKLIDTQSNCILCQSCFSSCPVYEVNKDFLGPYSLTRALRYVNDKKESNSAPILEKIQNNGIWDCTLCGNCTLVCPQFIDPKSDIMNLRMKSVQKGYEDKSIASFNSGFDTGFDSFGGFNPNGF
- a CDS encoding PhoH family protein, whose amino-acid sequence is MSFEKVYVLDTNILLEDASNIFKISDENKNLIVLPETVLDEIDTKKSGFDEINFQAREFARILENSQIIESKKVGSYKIIRLKIFEPKSAIIDVISKEEYSISTKNVALNIINDRKILEIASFCDEYYKSSETTFLSLDIMARTRAVSLDIKTDSLIGSYKDEFNYEFIKTVEIPFEKTEFLDNALITDFDENYQPYNFSYCFKVKSSDQVILAAIKNKRVYLLDETQIRDQVITPLNKEQLFFSNAILSHFYNVLIIEAKAGSGKTLLALSGALKLVRQKHFQKIIYIRNSIESLDKGEDVGYLPGYEEKFKIYNHPLMDSLDYIIRSEYKKKRANRKNNENIPELDDQEVNQRVEQMIQNYGIETMWVGEMRGRTLSNSFVIIDEAQNMSNKTMQMVLSRIDSTCKVVVLGSNKQIDNFYVNKHTNALTTLLKSTKNRSELVEIFAIKLQKVLRGPITEWAEKIFTTKNK